In the Streptomyces fradiae ATCC 10745 = DSM 40063 genome, GGGGCGGGTCCTGCCGCTCCCGCGAGACACCTTCACCCATATGTCCACTATCACCCCTTCCGTGTCGCCACGAAGGACGCGGCGGACCGGGAAGCCGGCGGAAGACCGGTGGAAGACCGGCGGAAGCCCGGGGAACACCAGGGCGGGCCGGGACGGAGCGGAGGCAGGGCACCGGAGGAAGGCCGGGTCCTAGGTGTATTGCCCTGTGAGGTTGGGGACGCGGCTGGCGGGTGGTTTGCCTGCGAGCGCGGTGTGTCCGCGGTGGTGATTGTAGGTATGCAGCCAGTCGGGGAAGGCATCGCGTCGTTCCTGCTCTGAGCGGTAGGGGCGGGCGTAGGCCCATTCGTCGAGCAGGGTGCGGTTGAAGCGTTCGACCTTGCCGTTGGTCTGGGGCCGGTAGGGCCGGGTTCGCTTGTGGGTGATCCCGGCCGCCGCCAGCGCGTCGCGCCAGGCGTGGGATCTGTAGCACGAGCCGTTGTCGGTCAGGACCCGCTGCACCGTGATCCCGCATGAGGCGAAGTAGGCGTGGGCCCGCTGCCAGAAGGTGGTGGCGGTCTCCCTCTTCTCGTCGGCCAGGATCTCGCTGTAGGCGAGACGGGAGTGGTCGTCGACGGCGGTGTGGATGTAGCTGTAGCCGACGCCGGACTTCGTCTTGCGGCCGGCTTGGCGGCCGAGGGTCTTGTGGCCGCCGCCGTCGGGGATGTTGCCGAGTTTCTTGATGTCGACGTGCACGAGTTCGCCGGGCCGGTCGCGTTCGTAGCGTCGTATGACACGGCCGGTGGCCCGGTCCAGGGAGGTCAGGCGGGCCAGCCCGAAGCGGGTCAGCACGCGGTGGACCGTGGAGGGCACCAGGTCCAGGAGGTGGGCGATGCGGGCCGGCCCCCACCGGCGGATGAGGCGGACCTTGATGATCCGGCGTTCGGTGCGGGTCGGGGTCCGGCGCGGGCTTGCGTGCGGACGGGAGGAACGGTCGCCCATCCCGGCCTCGCCCATGGCCCGGTAGCGGGCAGCCCATCGATGGGCGGTGGTGGGTGAGACCTGGAAACGTTCGGCGGCCCGCCGAAGCGGCCAGCCGTCCTTGACCACGCAGCGGGCCAGGCGCAGCCGTCCGGTCTCGGTCAGGGGTGCATTACGGTGGGGCACGAGGGCCTTTCTGGTCGCCGGTGCAGATGTCGCAATCCACACCAGGCCAGAAGGCCCTCACCCATTTCAAGATCCCTCAGCCGAGACCTGCATCACCCGTCCACAACCTC is a window encoding:
- a CDS encoding IS481 family transposase; its protein translation is MPHRNAPLTETGRLRLARCVVKDGWPLRRAAERFQVSPTTAHRWAARYRAMGEAGMGDRSSRPHASPRRTPTRTERRIIKVRLIRRWGPARIAHLLDLVPSTVHRVLTRFGLARLTSLDRATGRVIRRYERDRPGELVHVDIKKLGNIPDGGGHKTLGRQAGRKTKSGVGYSYIHTAVDDHSRLAYSEILADEKRETATTFWQRAHAYFASCGITVQRVLTDNGSCYRSHAWRDALAAAGITHKRTRPYRPQTNGKVERFNRTLLDEWAYARPYRSEQERRDAFPDWLHTYNHHRGHTALAGKPPASRVPNLTGQYT